In a genomic window of Nostoc sp. UHCC 0870:
- a CDS encoding HAD-IIB family hydrolase → MSHNSGLYIILVSVHGLIRGHNLELGRDADNGGQTKYVVELAATLAKHPDVERVDLVTRLVQDPKVSSDYAQPVEILSDKAQIIRLACGPRRYLRKEVLWPYLDTFADELLRHIRKVGKIPNVIHTHYADAGYVGSRVAGWLGTPLVHTGHSLGRVKLQKLLEQGTKPESIEENYHISTRIEAEEITLGGAALVIASTHQEVEEQYSVYDRYQPQRMVVIPPGVTLERFYPATDHWQNPPIYQKLQRFLQDPYKPMITAISRPAVRKNVATLVKAFGEDPELRNLANLVIVLGNRDDITTMESGPRQVLTEIFQLIDRYDLYGHVAYPKHHTSDDVPDLYRLTAKTRGVFINPALTEPFGLTLIEATACGLPIIATSDGGPQDIIAACENGLLVDPLNIKNIQDALRKALTDPQQWQRWSNNGLVNVRKHFSWQSHVEQYLEKVRLFPQQKVQSLLSPLVAFPATEHPGWNIPDTNRLPTADRFLVTEIDNTLLGDQEALEKLIQRIRNEGQTTGVCIATGRSLESTLNMLEEWQFPMPDLLITSTGSEIYYGPQIVTDTSWQKHISYNWQPEAIREAMKNIPGVELQSAEAQSRFKISYFVDPSISPSYREIIRHLRRQQLPVKGVYSHSMYLDLLPIRASKGDALRYIALKWGLPVKRFLVAGASGNDETMLAGNTLAVVVGNYSKEIHKLRGYAQIYFAQGHYAWGILEALDHYDFFGNLSQTQPEMVLV, encoded by the coding sequence ATGTCACATAACTCAGGGTTGTATATCATACTAGTCAGTGTTCACGGCTTAATTAGAGGACATAATCTAGAGTTAGGACGAGATGCTGACAACGGTGGACAAACAAAATATGTAGTCGAACTCGCCGCTACATTAGCTAAACACCCCGACGTAGAGAGAGTTGACCTAGTAACTCGGTTGGTGCAAGACCCCAAAGTGAGTTCTGACTATGCCCAACCTGTAGAAATTCTCTCCGATAAAGCCCAAATAATTCGCCTAGCCTGCGGCCCCCGGCGTTACCTCCGTAAAGAAGTCCTCTGGCCTTATTTAGATACCTTTGCAGATGAATTGCTCAGACACATTCGTAAAGTCGGCAAAATACCAAATGTAATTCATACACACTACGCTGATGCAGGCTATGTTGGTAGTCGAGTTGCAGGTTGGTTAGGTACACCCCTGGTGCATACAGGTCACTCCCTGGGACGGGTGAAACTGCAAAAATTACTAGAACAGGGAACTAAACCAGAAAGTATTGAAGAAAACTATCACATCAGTACCCGCATTGAAGCAGAGGAAATTACTCTCGGTGGTGCAGCTTTAGTCATCGCCAGTACCCATCAAGAAGTTGAAGAACAATACAGCGTTTATGACCGCTATCAACCACAAAGAATGGTGGTAATTCCTCCTGGTGTAACTTTAGAACGTTTCTACCCAGCAACAGATCATTGGCAAAATCCTCCGATTTACCAAAAATTACAACGATTTCTGCAAGACCCCTACAAGCCGATGATTACGGCGATTTCCCGTCCGGCTGTGCGTAAAAATGTAGCGACTCTGGTCAAAGCTTTTGGGGAAGATCCTGAACTGCGTAACTTAGCTAATTTGGTGATTGTGCTAGGAAATCGAGATGACATCACCACAATGGAATCAGGCCCCCGCCAAGTTTTGACGGAAATATTCCAATTAATCGATCGCTATGATCTTTATGGTCATGTCGCCTATCCTAAACATCATACTTCCGACGATGTACCCGACTTATATCGGCTGACCGCAAAAACACGCGGCGTTTTTATCAATCCAGCCCTCACTGAACCCTTTGGACTAACTCTGATTGAAGCTACAGCTTGTGGTTTGCCCATCATTGCCACCTCAGACGGCGGCCCACAAGATATTATCGCCGCTTGTGAAAATGGGCTACTGGTTGATCCCCTGAATATTAAAAACATCCAGGATGCACTAAGAAAAGCTTTGACCGATCCTCAACAATGGCAACGCTGGTCTAATAATGGCTTAGTTAATGTCCGTAAACATTTCTCTTGGCAGAGTCATGTTGAGCAGTATCTAGAAAAAGTGCGCCTATTCCCCCAACAAAAGGTACAATCTCTACTCAGTCCCCTTGTAGCATTTCCAGCTACTGAACATCCAGGCTGGAATATCCCTGATACTAACCGCTTACCAACCGCCGATCGCTTCCTGGTGACAGAAATCGATAATACACTCCTAGGTGATCAAGAAGCATTAGAAAAGTTGATTCAGCGCATCCGCAATGAAGGACAAACAACTGGTGTCTGCATTGCCACGGGTCGCAGTCTCGAAAGTACCTTGAATATGCTGGAAGAATGGCAGTTTCCCATGCCAGATTTGTTGATCACTTCCACTGGTAGCGAAATCTACTATGGTCCGCAGATTGTCACAGATACAAGTTGGCAGAAACACATTAGTTACAATTGGCAGCCAGAGGCAATTCGGGAAGCTATGAAAAATATACCTGGTGTAGAATTGCAATCAGCAGAAGCTCAAAGCAGGTTTAAAATCAGCTACTTTGTTGATCCCAGCATCTCGCCCAGCTACCGAGAAATTATCCGCCATTTGCGTCGTCAGCAACTCCCTGTTAAAGGGGTTTACAGTCATAGTATGTATCTTGATTTGTTGCCCATCCGCGCTTCTAAAGGCGATGCCCTACGTTATATTGCTTTAAAATGGGGCTTACCTGTAAAACGGTTCTTAGTTGCAGGGGCATCAGGCAATGATGAAACAATGTTAGCAGGTAATACTCTAGCGGTGGTGGTGGGTAATTACAGCAAAGAAATCCACAAATTACGCGGCTATGCTCAGATTTACTTTGCTCAAGGTCATTATGCCTGGGGCATTTTGGAAGCACTAGATCATTATGACTTTTTCGGCAATCTCTCCCAAACTCAGCCGGAAATGGTATTAGTCTGA
- a CDS encoding ShlB/FhaC/HecB family hemolysin secretion/activation protein yields MKAQAVEDTQLANSPQSYQEKDLASNLKYGLSGIEQTAITTKTSSLQVGDELILSQQFPPPQDVQPPASPALPSPQPLQPLPPPAELLQPTNPDNQPQQPIPENIPQTITVERFEVLGSTVFSPEELAKVTEEFTNKPITLAELFQARSQITELYVSRGYITSGAYIPPQTIKSGVIKIQVVEGRLEDIQISGTQKLNPNYVRSRLAIATSPPLNREKLLEALQLLRLNPLIANVSADLSAGATPGTSLLQVNVKEARSFNTQLALDNGRSPSVGSFRRRIQVNEANLLGIGDGLTLAYTNTDGSNAFDTSYTLPLNPRNGTLKLSFGASASNVIEEPFNILDIESSSRYYELTLRQPLMQTPTQEFALGLTASRRESEATYIDGARLPFPSLGADDAGRTRISALRFFQEWITRNNRQVIALRSQFNLGIGAFDATVNNDAPDSRFFSWQGQAQWARLLAPDSLLIVRANTQLASRTLLPIEQTSPKTVKAFVWLGCSH; encoded by the coding sequence ATGAAAGCTCAAGCTGTTGAAGATACACAACTGGCAAATAGTCCTCAAAGTTATCAGGAAAAGGATCTAGCCAGCAACTTAAAATATGGGTTATCGGGTATTGAACAAACAGCCATCACTACAAAAACCTCTTCCCTTCAGGTTGGGGACGAACTAATTTTGTCACAGCAATTCCCACCGCCGCAGGATGTCCAACCCCCTGCATCTCCTGCTTTACCATCCCCCCAGCCACTACAGCCTTTACCACCACCAGCCGAATTACTCCAGCCTACTAACCCGGATAACCAACCTCAGCAACCAATACCAGAGAATATTCCTCAAACCATAACTGTAGAAAGGTTTGAAGTTTTAGGTAGCACCGTATTCAGCCCAGAAGAATTAGCCAAGGTGACAGAGGAGTTTACCAACAAGCCAATTACTTTAGCGGAACTGTTTCAGGCGCGATCGCAAATTACCGAATTATACGTCAGTCGGGGTTACATTACTTCTGGTGCTTATATTCCACCCCAAACAATTAAATCTGGTGTGATTAAAATTCAGGTGGTGGAAGGGAGGTTAGAAGACATTCAGATTAGTGGGACACAAAAACTTAACCCTAATTATGTGCGTAGCCGTTTAGCGATCGCTACCTCTCCCCCTTTAAACCGAGAAAAGTTATTAGAAGCATTACAATTGCTGCGACTTAATCCCTTAATTGCCAACGTGTCGGCGGATTTGTCAGCCGGGGCGACTCCGGGGACGAGTTTACTCCAAGTTAACGTTAAGGAAGCGAGAAGCTTTAATACTCAATTAGCCCTAGATAATGGGCGATCGCCTAGTGTGGGTAGTTTTCGTCGTCGTATCCAAGTCAATGAAGCTAATTTACTGGGTATAGGGGATGGTCTAACTTTAGCCTATACTAATACCGATGGTAGTAATGCTTTTGATACTAGCTACACATTACCCCTCAATCCTCGCAACGGCACACTCAAGTTGAGTTTTGGGGCTTCAGCTAGCAATGTCATTGAAGAACCTTTTAATATTCTCGATATTGAATCCTCCTCTCGTTACTATGAGTTGACACTCCGCCAACCCTTAATGCAAACTCCCACCCAAGAATTCGCCTTGGGATTGACGGCTTCACGGCGTGAAAGTGAAGCTACTTATATAGATGGTGCAAGATTGCCTTTTCCCTCCTTGGGTGCTGATGACGCGGGACGCACGCGCATATCTGCGTTACGTTTTTTCCAAGAATGGATCACTCGCAATAATCGCCAAGTGATTGCTTTGCGATCGCAATTTAATCTCGGTATAGGTGCGTTTGATGCCACTGTGAATAATGACGCTCCCGATAGTCGGTTTTTCTCTTGGCAGGGACAAGCACAATGGGCGCGGCTATTAGCACCAGATAGTTTATTAATCGTGCGTGCTAATACGCAACTAGCATCGCGAACACTGTTACCTATAGAACAGACATCTCCGAAAACAGTCAAAGCCTTTGTTTGGCTAGGCTGTAGCCACTAA
- a CDS encoding toll/interleukin-1 receptor domain-containing protein gives MSNTVKVFFSYSHKDEALRDELATHLSMMKPQGVIEAWHVREISAGREWANAIDEQNRLDQQLDEIEQKLV, from the coding sequence ATGTCTAATACAGTCAAAGTATTTTTCTCTTACTCTCACAAAGATGAAGCCTTGCGTGATGAATTAGCTACTCATCTGAGCATGATGAAACCTCAGGGAGTGATTGAGGCTTGGCATGTCAGAGAAATCAGTGCGGGTAGGGAATGGGCAAATGCGATTGACGAACAGAATAGATTAGATCAGCAGCTTGACGAAATTGAGCAGAAGCTTGTGTAG
- a CDS encoding alpha/beta hydrolase, which translates to MQYDRRILRKLIQSLTEPELTEALDEFPAVRKQFTDRQPQALRDNIILDYFEKHQEEFPVLLTAIKNCNPIAYEKHVSALKITPNPEPPKQDIIPEEKTCDILFLAANPIGTQLLQLEKEANLIREQFKQLNQEKNYIVKVEIAVNVEELSKYLRQYKPLIVHFSSHGSPSGEIILNNAQGEQHLVSPEALANLLVVLDGRIECVVLNACFSLEKADALADKVSCVVGMKKEIDDRSAVAFSAGFYRSLADGQQYYTAFNSGIAEIKLRSLPDSVVPHFITRDTSILDREVITTRVTRGPLSPPPPQSETTIYPLWFGTNRKPNNPQDISQGFSRQRDRNLHYGTCKVAVPKSHKFGSTGSSFLYRLLNSTDDRLKLQEDSLKLLQEQAFLQQVQQTLQANPLDKRSALVYIHGFNVSFEDAALRAAQIGFDLDVPGIMAFYSWPSRGRLASYIADAATMEASEIYIAEFLLNLAQNSGAEKIHIIAHSMGNRGLIRVMQRILTQVQADSNIRFGQIFLAAPDVDPDLFQQLAAAYQKLAERTTLYISSKDKALATSGIIHDHPRAGFSPPITVVDGIDTIEVSNIDLTFLGHGYFAEARDLLQDMYSLLHHNQSPNQRFGLQQMQQNGQDYWVVGK; encoded by the coding sequence ATGCAATACGATCGCAGGATTCTTAGGAAATTAATCCAATCTCTAACCGAGCCGGAACTCACAGAAGCACTTGATGAATTTCCGGCTGTGCGGAAGCAGTTTACAGATAGACAGCCACAAGCTTTGAGAGACAACATAATTCTTGATTATTTTGAAAAACATCAAGAAGAATTTCCTGTATTATTAACAGCCATTAAAAATTGCAATCCTATAGCTTATGAAAAGCACGTTTCGGCGTTAAAAATTACCCCCAATCCAGAACCGCCAAAGCAAGATATTATCCCAGAAGAAAAAACCTGCGATATTTTATTTCTCGCCGCCAATCCCATCGGTACTCAACTACTACAATTGGAGAAAGAAGCTAATCTAATTCGAGAGCAATTTAAACAACTAAACCAAGAAAAAAACTATATAGTTAAAGTCGAAATAGCCGTTAATGTAGAAGAACTATCTAAATATTTACGTCAATATAAACCGCTAATTGTACACTTTAGTAGTCACGGCAGCCCCAGTGGTGAAATTATTTTAAATAACGCTCAAGGAGAACAGCATCTAGTTTCTCCAGAAGCACTGGCAAATTTATTAGTTGTGCTTGATGGACGAATAGAATGTGTGGTACTCAATGCTTGCTTTTCATTAGAAAAAGCCGATGCACTAGCAGATAAAGTTAGCTGTGTTGTCGGGATGAAAAAAGAAATTGATGATCGATCTGCCGTAGCATTTTCAGCAGGTTTTTATAGAAGTTTAGCCGATGGACAGCAATATTACACTGCTTTTAACTCTGGTATTGCTGAAATTAAACTCAGAAGTTTGCCAGATAGTGTAGTACCCCATTTCATCACTCGTGATACATCAATCCTTGACCGAGAAGTTATCACAACAAGAGTAACTCGTGGTCCTCTTTCCCCTCCTCCCCCACAGTCTGAAACTACCATATATCCCCTGTGGTTTGGGACTAACCGCAAACCCAATAACCCCCAGGATATATCTCAAGGATTTTCAAGACAGCGCGATCGCAATCTTCATTATGGTACTTGTAAAGTAGCAGTACCAAAATCTCATAAATTCGGCTCTACAGGTTCTTCTTTCTTATATAGATTATTAAACTCAACGGATGATCGGCTGAAACTACAAGAAGATAGTCTCAAACTGCTTCAGGAACAAGCTTTTTTACAACAAGTCCAACAGACTTTACAAGCAAATCCCTTAGATAAGCGTTCTGCTTTAGTCTACATTCACGGCTTTAACGTCAGTTTTGAAGATGCAGCCTTGCGCGCCGCTCAGATTGGGTTTGATCTAGACGTACCGGGGATTATGGCTTTCTATAGCTGGCCGTCAAGAGGAAGACTAGCTAGCTACATAGCAGATGCAGCCACAATGGAAGCCAGCGAGATATATATTGCTGAGTTCTTACTCAACTTGGCTCAAAACAGTGGCGCAGAAAAAATTCATATCATTGCTCATAGTATGGGGAATCGTGGCTTAATTAGAGTCATGCAGCGAATTTTAACCCAAGTGCAAGCCGACAGTAACATCCGGTTTGGGCAAATATTTCTGGCTGCTCCTGATGTTGATCCTGATCTATTTCAACAATTAGCCGCAGCTTATCAAAAACTCGCTGAACGGACAACATTGTACATTTCATCTAAAGATAAAGCTTTAGCAACATCAGGTATTATTCATGATCATCCTCGTGCTGGTTTTTCTCCACCCATTACAGTTGTTGATGGCATAGATACAATAGAGGTTTCTAATATTGATTTAACATTTCTAGGTCATGGATATTTTGCCGAAGCCCGCGATTTGCTCCAAGATATGTACTCATTGCTCCATCATAATCAATCACCTAACCAACGATTTGGATTACAGCAAATGCAACAAAACGGGCAAGATTATTGGGTAGTAGGTAAGTAG
- a CDS encoding transposase gives MSNILNYIEENPKQTQRLIGLEYEQLQQLIINGERLYHEKKALLESKKVRIIAGGGGRKPKLSISEQIILTLVYLRHLTTFQLLGIQFEVSESTANDTFNYWLPNLRELLPSSLLEQVKKNASDYEVVKEMLTEYELIVDSYEQVRERPRDNDEQKKYFSGKKSNHTFKTQMIILPDASDIVDVVAGEPGPKSDITLFREYRSEFDAKQRFKGDKAYLGEDLITTPIKKPRNQELTTEQKEQNKIFSSKRIFVEHRIRSVKIFRVVQERFRLNTRKYKQVILTICGLVRLRIRGLILPLEISAISSG, from the coding sequence ATGAGCAATATACTGAATTACATTGAAGAGAATCCTAAACAAACCCAAAGGTTAATAGGTCTGGAATATGAACAGTTACAACAATTAATCATAAATGGGGAAAGATTATATCATGAAAAAAAAGCTTTACTGGAATCTAAGAAAGTGAGAATTATTGCTGGTGGAGGAGGTCGGAAACCAAAATTATCTATTTCTGAACAAATCATTTTAACTTTAGTGTATCTCCGACATCTGACAACCTTTCAACTTCTAGGTATTCAGTTTGAAGTAAGTGAGTCTACAGCCAACGATACGTTTAACTATTGGTTGCCTAACTTGCGAGAATTACTGCCATCAAGTTTGCTTGAACAAGTAAAAAAAAACGCTTCTGACTATGAAGTAGTAAAAGAAATGCTCACAGAATATGAATTAATAGTAGATAGCTATGAACAAGTCAGAGAAAGACCTAGAGACAATGATGAACAAAAGAAATATTTTTCAGGTAAGAAGAGTAATCATACATTTAAAACTCAAATGATTATTTTACCTGATGCTAGTGATATCGTTGATGTTGTGGCAGGTGAACCTGGTCCAAAAAGCGATATAACTTTGTTCCGAGAATATCGTTCAGAGTTTGATGCCAAACAAAGATTTAAAGGAGATAAGGCATATCTTGGAGAAGATTTAATTACAACTCCAATTAAGAAACCAAGAAATCAAGAACTAACAACTGAACAGAAAGAACAGAACAAAATATTTTCATCTAAACGAATCTTTGTTGAACATCGAATACGGTCAGTCAAAATCTTTCGAGTTGTCCAAGAGAGATTTAGGTTAAATACCCGCAAATATAAGCAAGTAATTTTGACGATTTGTGGGCTAGTAAGGTTACGGATTCGAGGGCTAATATTACCATTAGAAATATCAGCTATATCATCAGGTTAA